Genomic window (Pseudomonas xantholysinigenes):
AATCGTCTGCGCGATACCTGGCAATTGCCGGGGCAGGCGCTGGTGGTCGCTACTCGCCAGGGCCCGTTGCTGTTTGACCGTGGGCAATGGCAGGCGCTCAAGCAGCAGGTGCTGGCGCGTCTGGCGCAGTTCCACGAGCAGGAGCCCGATCAGCTCGGTCCGGACCGTGATCGACTGCGCCGGTATACGGCCTTGCCATTGGAGCGCCCGGCCTTTGTCAGTTTGTTGGATGAAATGTTGGGTGAGGGCGCGCTTAGTAGCAGCGGTCCCTGGTTGCATTTGCCGGCGCACAAGGTGCAGTTGAGCGACGCCGATACCGCTTTGTGGTCGCGGCTGGAGCCGCGCCTGCTGACGGGGGCGTTCGACCCTCCCTGGGTGCGGACCTTGGCCAATGAGGAACAGGCCGGGGAAGCCGAGGTGCGCTTGTTGTTGCGTAAGCTGGCGCGGTTGGGGATGGTGCATCAGGTGGTGCGTGACCTGTTCTACCCGGAGGCGACGCTGAGGCGCATGGCAGAGCTGTTGTTGCAGCAAGCGGCGACATCGCCGATAGTGCAGGTCGCGGCGTTTCGCGATATGTTGGGCATCGGTCGTAAACGCAGTGTGCAGATACTCGAATACTTCGACCGGGTTGGCTTGACCCGCAGGGTGGCCGATCAGCGGTATATCCGCGCTGACAGTGCCCTGGCGCAGTTTCAGGCCAGGTCCTGACGATTTCTAAGGAAGGCAATCGCGCCCGGTGGCGCGGCCGGGCTTCAAACCCGGTTGGGGACGGCAGCCGTTCCTGGGCAGGTTCGACTCCCGCTGCCTTCCGCCATTTTCTTTTTGAACTTAACCGTTCGCGGAATATGCCTGCTTACTTCAAGTGCGTTCTTTAGAGGAACATGATGCCTTGTCGGGTCTTGTTGGCGGCGGTCTAGGTTCTTATCCATTTATCCACGGCTGCAAGTAAATCAAGCCTGCTCTTGCTCTTGCTCTTGCTCTTGCTCTTGTTGTTGTTGTTGTTGTTGTTGTTGTTGTTGTTGTTGTTGTTGTTTCTAAGCGCGCGATAGTTCAGGCGCCGCCAATTGCGACTTCAGGAGGCCGAGCGGAGTTCTTGCGTAGTGGGGCGACGGCCATGGATGGCCGTCGAGCGCTGCGCCCCAGGATGGGGCGTACAGCGCGGTCCCCACGGGAGCAAGAACGGAGCGAGGGGACCCCGGAGCGCAGCGTAGGGGCCGGATGAATGGAGCGAGGATTTTTTGATTTTGATCCTTCAAAAAGGGACCCGCCGTAAGGGCGGAAAGGTGACTATGCGTCGCCATCGCCAATGAATGAGCGTATAACTTTCAAAACCCACGCTCTGAAAGTCAAAGTCAAAGTCAAAGTCAAAGTCAAAGTCGGTCGGCGTGGGTTTCTATAGATGTAAGCGCATTCATTGGCGATGCCGACGCATAGTCACCCTTTCGCCCTTACGGCGAGTCACTTTTTGTCAAACGCGACAAAAAGTAACCAAAAAACGCTGCGCTCCATTCATCCGGCCCTCCGCTACGCTCCGGGTTCCCTCACTCCGGCCTTACTCCCGGGAGGACCGCGCTGAACGCCCCATCCTGGGGCGCAGCGCTTGACGGGCATCCATGCCCGTCACCTCCCTCCGCAAGGCCTGCGTTCGGCCTCCTGAAGTCGCGAGGTTAGCAGCGGCGCCTGGGGGGACGCAGCTGTCGCTAGCGGGGTATGGCATCAGCCTATTGGTCGCCGAAGCCAGAAGCAGAAGCAGAAGCCAGAAGCAGAAGCCATTACTGGTACATATAGCCTCTGGCTCGACCTCGCGCTGGCGCGCTAAAGGCCTGGGCGATCAGGCCCGCTCCCCGCAGAGGTCCAACGCAAACCAATGCTCGGCCGAATCGGCATCCAACCCCGCGCCGAGCAGCGCGAACAGCTTACCCAGTGCCGCTTCGCGGGTCATGCCCCCACCGCTGACCAGCCCGGTGTCACGCAGACGGCTGCCAGCGGCATAGGTGTCGAACACCACCGCGCCTTCCGGACACTGGCTGATGGCGACAATCACCACGCCACCCTGGCGGGCATCATGCAAGGCGTCGAGCAACGCCTGATCGTCGGAAGGCCCCGTGCCACTGCCATAGCACTCCAGCACCAGGCCCTGGACACCGCTATCGAACAGACCGCGCAGATGCTCGGCGCCGAGGCCGGGGAACACTGGCAGCACCGCCAGCTTGACCGGCTGGCGTGGTTGGCGGTAATCCAGGCGTGCCGGGATCGAGGGGGCACGCTCGCTGTCGCGGTGGCGCGGCAGCGCCTTGAAGGCGTCGAACGCCTCGCTGCGCAGCTTCGAGGCACGGCAGCCATGCAGCAATTGGCCGTGGAAGAACAGCTGCACGCCATCCTCCAGTCCGCTTTCGAACAGATTCAGGGCGCCGATCAGGTTGGCCCAGGCATCACTGTCCGGCGCACCAGCTGGCAGCATCGAGCCGGTCAGCAACACCGGTGCCGAGAGGCCCAGCAACAGGAACGACAAGGCCGCAGCGCTGTAGGCCAGGGTATCGGTGCCATGCAGCACCAGCACGCCGTCATGACCGTCACGCTCGACTGCCTCGACAATGGCATCGCGCATCGCCAGCCAGTTGGCTTGCTGCATATTGGCGCTGTCGATCAGCGGGTTCAGCTCACGCAGCGACCATTGCACCTCTGGCGCATCGCCGCAGGCGGAAAAGTGTTCGCGCATGCGCGCTTCGAAGCCACCAGCTGGCG
Coding sequences:
- a CDS encoding asparaginase encodes the protein MRAVKNLLVLYTGGTIGMLQTAEGLAPAGGFEARMREHFSACGDAPEVQWSLRELNPLIDSANMQQANWLAMRDAIVEAVERDGHDGVLVLHGTDTLAYSAAALSFLLLGLSAPVLLTGSMLPAGAPDSDAWANLIGALNLFESGLEDGVQLFFHGQLLHGCRASKLRSEAFDAFKALPRHRDSERAPSIPARLDYRQPRQPVKLAVLPVFPGLGAEHLRGLFDSGVQGLVLECYGSGTGPSDDQALLDALHDARQGGVVIVAISQCPEGAVVFDTYAAGSRLRDTGLVSGGGMTREAALGKLFALLGAGLDADSAEHWFALDLCGERA